The sequence CAAATTGGCAAAAAGGCTGACCATTATTCCCTCTTTTCTTTGGCCCCGGCTTCTGCGAGGTCCAGAATCCGGCGCAGTTCCCGGATCTCTTCCAAGGAGAGTTCCTGGTTTTCCACCATACCGGCCACCATGGGGGTAAAAGCGCCTTTGAAAAATCGTTTTAAAAAGCTCTGCCGCTCTTTTTTGATGATTTTTGTCCTGGATACCAGGGGGAAATAGAGGTAGGACCGGCCCTGTTTTTCAAATCCCACCACCTCTTTTTTTACCAGCCGGTTAATCAGGGTTTTAATGGTATTGGGCTTCCAGTCGGTCCGGGACGCTAAGGCTGAAACAATGTCGTTTGCACCAGCCGGATGGTTCTCCCACAAGGTTTCGAGAACCAGCCACTCTGCGTCTGATACTTTTGGATGGTCCGGCATTATCTTTCTCCTATCTTGTGATTACAATTGTAGTTGCCAATTAAATATTACAACTGTAATTATTAATCAAGAAAAAAGATGAGGAAAATACCGGGCACGAGATAGGGAAGCCCGTAGGAATTTTAAAATCTATATGTTAGTTGTACACCGATCTCTCTTGGTGGAGAATATATAATGCCACCACCACCAAACATACCAACAGAGTTATACTCTTTATCAAAAATATTTTTACCATATAAATAAATATCATAATGTTCGGTTTCATATCCTATCTTTGCATTTACAAGATGATAAGCATC is a genomic window of uncultured Desulfobacter sp. containing:
- a CDS encoding BlaI/MecI/CopY family transcriptional regulator, with translation MPDHPKVSDAEWLVLETLWENHPAGANDIVSALASRTDWKPNTIKTLINRLVKKEVVGFEKQGRSYLYFPLVSRTKIIKKERQSFLKRFFKGAFTPMVAGMVENQELSLEEIRELRRILDLAEAGAKEKRE